In Brassica napus cultivar Da-Ae chromosome C2, Da-Ae, whole genome shotgun sequence, the sequence GGCATAGAATCTGTTCAGTTTATGATTATTATGGCAAAACCCTTCATATAAACTATATGGGACTCAAAGATACTCGTATGCGTTTCAACCATGGATGCTATAGAATGTGAGATTACAAAAGATTATTCTACTTACTATGATGGTGTGATTATGATCAAGCTTCAGCTATTAATAATTTTGTACGTGTTCCACGGTGGTCAGCGACGGCTAACAAAGGTGGGCTTTTACGACAACACAGTGCTGGTCATTTTATTCACTACAAGGCTCCCTTGAGTCCCAAGGCGGCGGCTGAGGAAGTTGTTCAAGTGTTTCCGAGATGGAAACCAAATCGCATTACACAAATGGATGCATCATTCTGAAATCATTACATAACACAAAAGTTAGTTTTCACCTTGTCGGAACCTGAAAGGCCCATTTGCTTGGTTATGAAGATTTAAACTTAACCAAATGTTACTTAGAAACAGTGTTGTTTTGATTCATTACAGGGTCTAGCAAGGAAGCAAAAAGCTTACAACGGCAACAACATAGATCCCCTAATACTCTCTCTTCATTTATCCCTTTTATGTCTTAAAGAGTTTTAGATCAGACAACATATGTTTTGTCTGAATCTGAGTTAACATTTTGTAAGCAACACATGTCTATCAGTTTACAGATTTAAGAGAATCACATTGATGATGCATATGGTGAGTACCGAGTAGAGTTAGTACACAGATGAAAAACCTCCTAGTCTGAAAATAAGCAAACagacttaaaaacaaaaaatacaaaaagctACAAAGCTTCTAATAGCTACTACACACTTGTGTTTTGCTGCTGTATCACAATCTAGAAGGGTGGATTCGTTTCAGTTGTTTAACAGCTTGTTTCATCGTCGGCCTTATCGAGAGGCTATCAACCGTGCATTTGAGTGCTAAATGCAGAACCTCGACCAGATCATCCTGAGGACCAGTCTCCCACAGTCCCTTGGTGAAAACCTCCTTAGCTTTGCCTTGACTCAGCATCATATGCGCCCACGAGACAATGTTGAATCCATTCTCGTGAGACGAGAAAGAAGGATCCAAAGCTCGCTTATCCGATATAAGCTCCAAGATGACAATACCGTAGCTGTAAACATCTGCTTTCTCCGAGACACGGCACGTCATCGCGTATTCCGGAGCAACGTAACCAAACGTTCCAGCCACTCCTGTCGTGACATGAGACTGCGAAGCCCCCAAGAGTTTAGACAGCCCAAAATCAGATAGATAAGCGTTGTAGTTGTTGTCCAAGAGTATGTTACTCGGTTTGATGTCTCTATGCAGGACTTTAGGCGAACACTGTTCGTGTAGATAAGCGAGAGCACGGGCCACATCGAGAGCAATCTTGTGAAGGACCTTCCAGTCGAGAGCAGACTTGGATCTTTCTTTGATGAAGTCTTCAAGGTTCCCTCCGGACAAGTAGTTGTAGATAAGAAACATCTCTGTCTCGCTCGCGTGGTAACCTATTAGCATTACCAGATTCGGATGCCTAACCATTTCGAGAGCTGAGATCTCGGCGTGGAACTGTTGGTCCCCTTGGAACCTACCAATGGAGAGTCTTTTAACAGCGAAGACATTGTCAGGAGAGACAACGGCTTTGTATGTGGAACCGAACCCACCGTGACCGATGCAGTTTGAGTTGCAGAAGTAGCCAGTGGCTCTAACGATGCTCTCGTAGGTCAGAGGGATACCATTGTCCACAAAGACTTTGATCTCCTTTGGTTCCACTACTTGAACTTGAGAGTTACGTTTGCCTTTTCTAGTGTAGATGAACAAGACAACGAGGACGAGAAGGACAAAGACTATGACTGAAGCCGACACGATGGAAGCAATCTCGATAGGGTACAAACCGGTTTTGTCTGAAGAATCTGAGCTTGGACTCGCTTCGTTCtctgaatcttcttcttcttcaccgttATGACTCATGAGTTTCCTGACAGCATCGCGTGAGAATCTCTGAACCCTAAAGTCGTTGCCTTGAAGGTCAAGGATCTCTAACCTCTTCAACCCCCAGATCTCCTTTGGAACTTGGCCTCCAAGATTGTTGAAAGCAAGagataaaaccctaatctcagAGAGGCTTCCGACCACCGGAGAGATCTCGCCGCCGAGTCTAGTCTCGTCGAGGATTAGAGAGACGACTCTGAGATCGGAGTTGCAAGAGACACCGAACCAAGAACAGTGGTTGGAGATGTTCGGATCCCACCTAGACAGAACACCGTGTGGATCGGAGAAGCTACTCTTCAACTCCAGAAGAACAGTTGCGTCGTGGAAAGGTTTGAGTTTCCGAGAAGATGAAAACGCAAACAGATTCAGAAGCAGCAAGAACAAAGCAAGGAGCGTTTTCTTCATTTCTCccaccagagagagagagagagagagagagagttagagAGAGATGAACGGCAAAAAACGCAGGATGATAATCAAAGCCCTGATTTTTCGATTTACCCTTTTTTCAGaaacataaaatcaaataaaaagttttttaagTCTTTTGTAGATttttgatctctctctctcgaaatTCAAGTTGCAAAAGATGAAAGTTTCTTTACTCTAAAAGAAAACGacaatttaaaaagaaaacaaaaatatttattggctCAATAAtcaatacaaaagaaaaaagttagTTGACGTATTGGAAACAGTCAAACGAGTATATGAACTTcgaggaaaagaagaaaaaagaatgaTAAAACAAAGTCTAAAAATCTACTAAAAAGCTTagctttcaaaaaaatatatattttttaattaggaatttttttcaaaacacaCTACTTTACTAAAGATCTAAAGTTTTTCTTTGATagatgttaaaatatatatatttttaaaaatggtgatgttatatttttaataaaataaaaatgtaaatgttTGAGAGATAGATAGATAGCGTTTCACTTTCAGGCGTGTCTCTCTCGGTTTTATTGTCGTTGTCATTACagactttagagagagagagaggggtaGGGAGTAGGACCCAGGAGAAGTCAATTGTCTGTGATGTTATATTTAAGGAGGGTCTCCACATGGCTGCTTCTAGTTTGACCAGCCAGGCTAAGTGTGGGACCTACCCTTTTTAATTGATCCATGAATGATTAGATTCCGAAAATCGTTTTAACGATCGTCACGGGTTTTTTTAAGTAGACGTGTCTTCCTCTGTGTATCTACGTCATAACGACGTTTATTTTACGTCAGGAACAAGGCCccattagtgtttttttttgtcaagtctCTTtagctaaaagaaaaaaaacacagagGTGAGCAGAGAgtactattctttttttttttttgtaacatgaaATTTAATAGGGTTCAGAGAGCAGGAACATTTACAACTGAAGCATGAAACAGATGATTCCAGAGACATGCTCGACGATACAACAAAAGTAGAAAGCATTATGAAACATGAAAGCCTATAAGAGATGATTGTTCCCAAGAACAACTAATAGTGGAAATCGACGTTGATACACCAATAAGAAGCGGCTGGACTGTTGCCCGATAAGAGTACTAATCTAGAAACTAAAGAAGAGGAACAATAAGGAAAGCAATATTAACCAATTTATGAGATGTTTTGTACTTAGTTTCTGCTCTTCACTTCctctcatcatcttcttcgaaGTAACTGTATGCAGCAACACACAAAGCAAAAATTCGGTCATCAAGCTAGCTTTATGTTATGAGGGCCCATTTCCATAATGGGTTAGAGAGGTTAATGGGTTAGTTTACGGCATGAGTCATGTGTGGCATATTTAACCTAAGACATTAGTAGTATATAAGGAGAGGGGGATAAGAGGAGAGGGCTTTATCTagaaattataaatcaattgttCCAGTACTCCTgtccggaaaaaaaaaattctcagatACTCCTGTCCGAAGCTACCCGGATTAGAAAAtagataaatttttaattaaatccgaaaaattattaaaagaccACGGAACTAACAGAAATTTGCATATTTACAACCCAACCAGTACCATTTCGCGGACCATCCAGACCCGATCCATAAAATTCGGATCTCTTTCTTCATAACTTTCGAAAACCTTGTACGACTTGGTGTAATTGTAAATCTTGGTGTAACTGTACATCGTATAAGACTGCGACTAATATAGACTGTATCAATTACAAAGTTATTCTAAATTGAACTAAGTCACACTTTTTTATTTGCAAAGTTCAACTAGTTTTGATTGTATCTTTTACATTTGCATTATGTTCTTTTACATTTGCATTATGTTCTTTTATGGAGACAGTGTTgttaatgatatatttattgaagttaaaataaataaagattactttataaagaaaaactagagacattatattatatgaaatgTATTTTACATAAACCTAGTAAAAGTAGATAAAAAGTACATGCCATAACTCATAAACACACAGCTAATCTTTAATTGGCCAATGGCCAGCGGTCAAGTGAATATCATTGCAGAAGTCCCAAGCTGCACATTGCCAGAAACAACGATTGCATGTCCACCGTGTTCTAGATCCATCTAAGGAGACTACAAACACTGGTTCTATTACTGCGGAGCACCAACAATCATGTGAGACGCTGGAATTTATTCTTTCCAGTAGAGACATAAACACCTTAGGTTTTTCGTAACCCCAATGGCCTGAGGATACCGAAGTCGTGATCATGTAAATTCATCTGATCAACAAATTCACGACTAAAACTAGGATAGTTGTGAACAAATCCTCTAGCATCAACACTAAACGCTAAGTTCAGTATTCCATCTACATACTTGGCCCACAACAATCCTCTCTCACCAGCAAGACGGATTTTTTCCCTTCCTTCATCAAGTAAATGGAGGACGAAGAACTCATACATACCTCGGATGTAGATGGCCTCTAGATTACCGGCTTGGTAGCACCTAAGCCTGAATGTCCTTAAAGCATTAGCCTCATCAATCCAGTCATTCAAGTTAAAGAGACCTGTAGATCGGTAGAAGTATTCTTCTCTGCCAATTTGATTGAACCCAGAGAAAGCAATTCTTGCACTACCGAAGTCTCGGAGATGGCTTGTTGCTACCTCTAAGAGAATCTTATGAAGCATGGAAGGAGGGAGAGAGCCAAGTTAAAGTTCGACATGGAGAGATATTTGTTTAATCAAGTAAATGGAGAGATTTTCGTTTTACTTATTTGGAGAAGGTGATAAACCCTTTTATAATGGGGGTGATCCTCTAACCGAAATACACGTAGTATGGAAGTTCAACTGACGTGTAGAGAAAAGTATAAACTGAGTATTTATTACCCCACTTAAGTTCAAGTTGTAACTCTTCCATTTAAGGGGAGACGGCGCGACGAGACACGAGTTCAGAAGACACGACTTCTCTCTCCTACAGTTGCATCTCTTGGAATTGGAACTGGAACTTTGTATAACTTTAACTtattaagatataacaatgcATAAGTAAGTGAAACTAAATGATTTAGACTGTCTAAATTTATGAAACTAAGAAAAACGTAACAATTtatattgtataaatatttgaaactatgTAAAACTTAACGAAATTTAGATAGTATGTTGTTATATTTTGGAAGATATGATCGGTATCCAAAAATTATTATACTTAGTGGATATATTTAATGACAGAAACTAGCAGTATAGGagataataaatgtaaaagtgaatatttagtttgagaaaaaTCCTATAATTAATGATTCAAGCAGTGGCGTGTCCATTTAAGGGTGATTTGATAGACTCCCTGATAAAGCAAGACTTCTCTCACACGCCTTCTGACTGCAACAGTCGCATGTCTGGAATTTGGAAATTTGTATaactttaatttattaagatttaTAACTATGTATAAGTAAGTGAAAGTGAGTTATTTAGATTGTCTAAATTTATGAAACTAAGAAAAACGTAACAATTTAGattgtataaatatttgaaactatgTAAAACTTAACGAAATTTagatagtatatttttatattttgatagtAATGATCAGTATCCAAAACTTATTATACTTAAGGATATATTTAATGACAAAAACTAGCAGTATAGGAGATAATAAATGTAAATGTTAGtatttagtttgagaaaaaACATGTAATTAATGATAATGATGGACTCCGCGAAATAACTGCCCGTCTCGCATGAAAAAGTctcttataataataattacacTTGCATTTAAACACCACAACACTACACCGTCTACAATCATCATTACCATTGCATTTAAACTCCACCACAGTAAGTTAAATCGTCTCCTTCAGTCCGGATATAAAATTTCTCCGCAAAATTcaccaaaaagaaaagcaaagaaAGGATTCATCATCTCCTCTCTTAACAAACAAGATGACACACTACAATAAACTTTCTGCAGTTTCTTATAACCCCAAGATCACGTCTTGGCGTTTCAGAGTCAAAATACACAGGATCTACCCTTTCTATTCCTATGTTACCAGCAGTGTACCTTTCTATAAATATGTCCTAGCAGATGAAGAGGTACGTGTTAAATCATCATCTATCGAGTTTCTAATAACATGTAaccgtgaaaaataaaaacttgatcCTTGTACTTTATTTATGTAGGGAACCAAGATGGAGATGATCATTTATTGGAATTCTGATAGGTTTCGAGGCCTAGAGAAGCAAAAGGGAAAATGGGTGGAAATCTTTTGAGTAAAAGTTAACTGTTCCTATCTAGGTTTCCAGACAACTAACTCTCGGTTCAATCTATCTGCTACGCGCAATACACAGGTCCACATCATCGATCCTCTGAACAATCGGCTTTTCATGGACTTCAAGAACATCCATGTAATCCCTCACATGTACCACAGGGACCGAAACTATCCCATAGGTATGAATGCTACtagaattaaaatatattcacaTATTTAGATGTTAGTAACCGCAACAGTCGCATGTCTTGGATTCAGAACTTTgtaatgtattaaaaatataactatgtATAAGTAAGTGAAACTAAGTGATTTAGATTGTCTAAAATTATGAAACTAAGAAAAACGTAACATTATCCGGTAGATACAATGGGAGTGGTCTTCAACACGTAAGCCCATTTCGATGACCCTGCAAGTCCAACGATGGTGTTTTACATAAGGTACAACATGTAAGTAGAAAGTAACATATGATCAAAGCAAAATTTATCTATACTGTAATTGACGCACCTTTTTTTATTCTGAATAGTGACAGTCGGATAAAATGAGTGGCAACTGGCGCTCATGCTTATGCCTTCCAGGATGGTCTTGAAAACATGAAGGGTCGTGGACAGGTGATTGTGGTCCTTAAGATGTGGAGGGTCTGGAAATTTTTGAGTAAGTGTAGTTTATGTGTCTAGTTTTAAACGTGATAGTTGAGTAAAAcctttactaaactcatttacACAGGTTATTTTGGTCCTCCTGGTCTATGGCTTGAGACCGAGGGTGGATTATCTGACTTCAGGTTCAATCCGCGTTTGCCGGAGGTTGAGGAGTTCAGGCAGTCTCTACTACGCAATGACCCTTATGTTCAACGATATGGGGCTGTATGTCTTTTGTAAATCTTGTTGTTCTCAACGTTCTCCATCTTCGTAATTGTCTTTAACTTGGTGAAACTTTGTTTAAATGTTGGTGAACCTATGTCAAATGTTGGTGAAACATCGTGGTTTTATCTTTTTCAGTTTTCCAACTTCGAAAAACATAGATGAACTACAAGTTCGTGCTCCTATAAACTGGTATAAATTTGTGTTTTCACTTAATCAATTGTCCAACTTTGTAAAATTTAGACAAAGTTGAAATTCGTTTTCGTTTAAATAGGTCAGACTTTGTGTTACTTTCACTTTCTCAATTGTCTAACATCGTAAAAATTATAGAAGCTTTTTCGATAGATCAAACTACATAGTTATCCAACTTCACATAACTTAGGAGAAACTtacaaaaaaacttagaaaaaaactgaaaatagcTGGAAGTCTCTTAGGAATTACTTCATGAATTAATTCCTAGAACTAAAACGACAGCAAGAATAACACAACCTCTTGATATCTTTATCTTGGGCTCCATTATTTTGGGACCTTCACTGACTTCAATTTCTCAAATTATTGTTGCTTTGAGAAATTGAACTTCTTCTTCTAGCATTCGAACTTGGTTGTCCAACTGTTGTATCTCATCGGTGAAAGCTTCATCAACCCATTTGAAGACGTGGTTGTCGTTCTCAAGCTACAACGGATTAAACGTACCAATTAAAAGAAGAACGAGTAAGCCTTCAATAACAAAAGATAAACGGATGTACCCTTAGTGACACCGCATAGATACACCGATAATACCGACAATAtggg encodes:
- the LOC106354484 gene encoding probable LRR receptor-like serine/threonine-protein kinase RPK1, which codes for MKKTLLALFLLLLNLFAFSSSRKLKPFHDATVLLELKSSFSDPHGVLSRWDPNISNHCSWFGVSCNSDLRVVSLILDETRLGGEISPVVGSLSEIRVLSLAFNNLGGQVPKEIWGLKRLEILDLQGNDFRVQRFSRDAVRKLMSHNGEEEEDSENEASPSSDSSDKTGLYPIEIASIVSASVIVFVLLVLVVLFIYTRKGKRNSQVQVVEPKEIKVFVDNGIPLTYESIVRATGYFCNSNCIGHGGFGSTYKAVVSPDNVFAVKRLSIGRFQGDQQFHAEISALEMVRHPNLVMLIGYHASETEMFLIYNYLSGGNLEDFIKERSKSALDWKVLHKIALDVARALAYLHEQCSPKVLHRDIKPSNILLDNNYNAYLSDFGLSKLLGASQSHVTTGVAGTFGYVAPEYAMTCRVSEKADVYSYGIVILELISDKRALDPSFSSHENGFNIVSWAHMMLSQGKAKEVFTKGLWETGPQDDLVEVLHLALKCTVDSLSIRPTMKQAVKQLKRIHPSRL
- the LOC106355994 gene encoding uncharacterized protein LOC106355994, translating into MLHKILLEVATSHLRDFGSARIAFSGFNQIGREEYFYRSTGLFNLNDWIDEANALRTFRLRCYQAGNLEAIYIRGMYEFFVLHLLDEGREKIRLAGERGLLWAKYVDGILNLAFSVDARGFVHNYPSFSREFVDQMNLHDHDFGILRPLGLRKT